The genomic window TATTTCAAAATGAGTTCTTATTGGAGAGGGATAAATGCAACTTGAAGATATTACGAATAAAGTTACTCCGTTAATAGCTGCATCATAATGGTGGGTTAGTCTTAGAGTACGAACATTGCAAAAAAATAACTTTCTTTGAGCATTAATCCGATTGCCGAAAGGGGGATTAATCCACCCTGCAAAAAACCTGTGGGCGGGCTTTTATAAAATGTCTGTCATTTCGAACAAAGAGAGAAATCTTTGTTTTTAATTTAAAGGGGAGTTTTAAGATTTCTCATCAAACCTTGTCGAAATGACAGCTCATAGCAAAGCATACTAACTTTATTGGTTGAGATCTTCCTTCAGCCCCTCGAAAGCATAAGGATTAAAAAATTGTCTACCCCAAAGCAGTTTGCGGTCAGTTTCATTTATGCCTGCTTCATTGCAGACTAAATCCCAATTTTCCTCAATGACCTGTTTTTGGCGCCGGACAATTGCAAGCGCTTCTTCAGATGAGAGCAAAAAATTATGCGCTGCTTCAAGGCATGACGAAATCCGGCTCATGCGATTATTACCGGAGATTAGCATCGCCTGGGAGGCTTCATTACCGGAACGGGGTTGTGGGCATATATCATAAGCCGGGGTGAGGGAAAGCATTTTTCCATCCCAGAACGCGGCATGATTGCGCGCGTGATCATCGGTATTGCCGCTCAGTATATTAAAAACGAGGCGGGAAAAAAGTTCCTTCAGCGTTGCAGAGGCTTTTATAAATTTGTGCCGGACAATCTCGGCCAGCTCTTCATAGCTTGCATAGCGCGCCATTAATTCATCAAGGCCAAAAAGCGTCAGCGCCGAAACCATACTCTTGCGTTGCCAGCCTTCAGGTGTATATGTGCGATCAAAACGCTCAATCAGTAAAACATCTTTCCGGGAGGCTTGCGTCAGGGACACGGGGGCAACCTTTAATCCCGCCAGCCCGGCCAGACGCATAGCAATAAATTCAGCCTTAACCACACTGTGTAAATCGGAACCGGATGAAAACTTGGCAATATACTTTTTATTCTTATCCTCGATGAGCGCTTTGGGGCGAGCGCCTCCGATAGAGCTGCCATGGTAAAGCGCCTGATCAAGTTCCGGTGTTAGCGGGATGCCTTTTTCAACGCGTTCGGCCGATTCCAGCAATTCGTCCAGCGTTACGTTCACAAAGGAACGCGGTACATACTCTGTTGGTGAACGCTGAAAATCCAAAGCGCCAATTCGATCAGAGCCGGATTCAAGCAGATAGGTCAGTTCATCAAGCTGTGTGCTATCTGCTCCGACCCCTTTCGTCCCAAGTTTTTTATTGATCACTACACGCCGCCCCCATGCATCAGGAGCAGCATCCCGGAGACAGCCAGGCATACTTAAGCCGCTTAACAGGGGCAACATACCGGCACGAAGCGGCAGCTCAACGTCATAGATGGGAATGGCATTCTCTCTCCCCAAATAGCTTTTACCGTAGTTGAAAATCAGGTGGCTGCCCTCAGCGCTGAGCTTCCCGGCAACAACGGGCTCAGTCTCATTGGGGAGCCAAATCCACAGAAAGGCTTCTGTGTATTCTTTATTAGAAGTCATCATCTACAGGCTTTTTACTTTTATGGATTGTCTTTGGGAGAAGGGAAAGCTTGTCATCGGCTCTCTCAAGGTGCGTAGACAGTGAACTGCTTTCACCATCAAATAGTTTTACACCCACGAGCGCAGCAACCTCAAAAACAAGCCCAATGGCACAAGTAAGATCGCCTTTTTCAATTTTCTGAACTGTATACCTTGATATGCCCGCACGATCTGCCAAATCCTGCTCAGCCCATTTACGCTCTTTACGCCCAAGCCTGATCTGCTTGCCGAGCAGGGAGGCTGCTTCCGTACTGTATCGGGAATATGTTCTTACTTTAGCCATTATTATTACCAATCATTTAGAATGACTGCCACAGCAACCATTTAACACCAATATGACCACCATAGCAGTCATTTTAATTATCTGAGTTTATTTTTGTCAAGAGAAATTTTTGTTAGCAATTCAATTAAAGATTTATCCTCGTACCTCGTCGAAATGACAAGATAATAATTAAAGGCAAATTTTGTTTGCTCATATCGTCCGGGAATCCCTTAAAAAGAGATAACATATGATATAATCTCTTTCTCTAATTTCAGATAAAGGAAAACAATGATCCATAAAACACTTAAAAAACACTTCGGTTATGACCGCTTCCGGGAGGGCCAGGAAGCGGTCATCTCAGCCATTATTAATGGCCGATCTTCGGCGGCAATATTCCCGACAGGTTCGGGC from Deltaproteobacteria bacterium includes these protein-coding regions:
- a CDS encoding helix-turn-helix domain-containing protein; amino-acid sequence: MAKVRTYSRYSTEAASLLGKQIRLGRKERKWAEQDLADRAGISRYTVQKIEKGDLTCAIGLVFEVAALVGVKLFDGESSSLSTHLERADDKLSLLPKTIHKSKKPVDDDF
- a CDS encoding type II toxin-antitoxin system HipA family toxin codes for the protein MTSNKEYTEAFLWIWLPNETEPVVAGKLSAEGSHLIFNYGKSYLGRENAIPIYDVELPLRAGMLPLLSGLSMPGCLRDAAPDAWGRRVVINKKLGTKGVGADSTQLDELTYLLESGSDRIGALDFQRSPTEYVPRSFVNVTLDELLESAERVEKGIPLTPELDQALYHGSSIGGARPKALIEDKNKKYIAKFSSGSDLHSVVKAEFIAMRLAGLAGLKVAPVSLTQASRKDVLLIERFDRTYTPEGWQRKSMVSALTLFGLDELMARYASYEELAEIVRHKFIKASATLKELFSRLVFNILSGNTDDHARNHAAFWDGKMLSLTPAYDICPQPRSGNEASQAMLISGNNRMSRISSCLEAAHNFLLSSEEALAIVRRQKQVIEENWDLVCNEAGINETDRKLLWGRQFFNPYAFEGLKEDLNQ